The following DNA comes from Candidatus Binatia bacterium.
TTTTCGCAGACGCGATCGCGACCCACGACCCGATCCGGACCGACGCCGAGCACACGCTCGCGCGCCCGAGCCGGGCCCACTGGCTCGGCACGGATAATCTCGGACGGGATATCTACAGCCGCATCGTGCATGGCGCCAGAGTCTCGCTCATGGTGGGACTCGGATCGACCTTGCTCGGCGCCGCGCTCGGCGCGGTAATCGGCCTTCTCTCGGGCTACTCAGGCGGCTGGCTCGATCTCTTTTTGCAGCGCGTGATGGAAATTCTACAGGGGCTGCCGCTATTGATCCTGGCCCTGGTGATGACTGCGGCGCTGAGACCCTCAGTCGGCAACGTTATCGTCGCCATCTCGGTGCCCATCATTCCCATGGCGCAGCGGGTCATCCGCAGCAGCGTTCTCGCCATTCGCGAATTCGCGTATATCGAGGCGGCGCGCGCGCTGGGAGTCGGACACCTGAGCATCGCCTTTCGCCATATTCTGCCCAACACCGTCGGACCGTTCATCGTTTTGACGACGACGCAATTCGGCAGCGCCATTCTCGTCGAGGCGGCCTTGAGCTTCCTGGGGCTCGGCGTGCCGGAGCCCTGGCCGTCTTGGGGACGGATGCTTTCGGTCTCGGCGGCGGAGTTCGCGCAAAAGGCGCCGTGGCTCGTCATCTTTCCGGGCAGCGCCATTAGCTTGGTGGTCTTCGCGTCGAATCTTTTGGGCGACGCGCTCCGCGACACGCTCGACCCGCGCCTCAGGCGGGCGCAGAGTGCGTGAACTAAAACAAAAAATACTATCTCACCACGAAGGACACAAAGGTCACGTGCCCTCACCCCTTCCCTCTCCCGCGTGCGGGAGAGGGTGAGGGAGAGGGTCGTTCGCGCAAAGGCGCAAAGGCCGCCAAGTGAGAAGATTAAGAATTAAAAACTTTGCGTGCTTGGCGTCTTGGCGCGCCCTCCCACCTTCCCTCTCCCGCTAGCGGGAGAGGGTGAGGGAGAGGGAGGTATCTCGTTCAAAATTTAAATTTGGGTCTTTCGGATTGTTTCGGATTTCGAAATTCAAATTTCGGATTTAGTATTTTCGGTTTGTTTCGGATTTCGGGCTTCGGATTTCGAACTTGACGCCTACCTCTGTATCGCATACTTTTAGGCCGCCTTTCCTAGCCGGGCTTTTTGCTTTGGAGGACTCCGATTTCCAAGAAGATGTCCAAGAAATCCAGCGTCAATTCCCGGAAACCTGCTCTTAAGAAAAAGCGCCCGCCGTCGAAGCAGTCACGCGCTGTGGTGGGACATGACGTCGAGGCGCTGAAGCAGGAACTCGCCGAGGCTTTAGAGCAACAGACCGCTACCAGCGAGATCCTGCGCATGATCGCCCGCTCTCCGACCGAGCTCGGGCCTGTGATGATGACCATCGCAGAGACTGCGGCCCGGCTATGTGACGCAGATGACGCCCTTGTTCGGCGTCTCGATGGCAATATCTCACGCCTCGTCGCCCACTTTGGACAGATCCCGACCGCGCATGCGTTGGGTGAGGGTGATGTCGTCGATCGTGGCTCAGTAGCAGGCCGTGCGATCATTGACCGAAAGACCGTCCATGTCCATGACCTCCTGGCAGCCGAAGCCGACTTCCCCGCACTCAAGACCCGCGGGATCGCCATGGGTGTCCGGACCGGCTTGGCGGTGCCGCTGATGCGTGAAGGTGTTCCTATCGGCGCGATCAATATCCGCCGGACGGAAGTGCGGCCTTTCACCGACAAGCAGATCGCGCTCCTCAAAACCTTCGCCGATCAGGCCGTGATCGCGATCGAGAACGTCCGTTTGTTCCAAGAGTCGCAGGCGAGAAACCGCGAGGTTGCAGCGCTCCACGACGTGACGGCCGCGGCCAGTCAATCATTGGAGATCAATCCCGTGCTCCAGGAGGTGGTGCGGAAAATCACCGAAATCTTCCGTTTCGATGCAGTGAGGATCCGCCTGTTCGATCCCGGAACGGAGAGCCTGATTTTAAAGGCCTCGCATGGAGCCGGCGAGGAAGCGTTAGGCGC
Coding sequences within:
- a CDS encoding ABC transporter permease — protein: MPAKNFIDSCRRKPLGALGGLLILAMVLTAVFADAIATHDPIRTDAEHTLARPSRAHWLGTDNLGRDIYSRIVHGARVSLMVGLGSTLLGAALGAVIGLLSGYSGGWLDLFLQRVMEILQGLPLLILALVMTAALRPSVGNVIVAISVPIIPMAQRVIRSSVLAIREFAYIEAARALGVGHLSIAFRHILPNTVGPFIVLTTTQFGSAILVEAALSFLGLGVPEPWPSWGRMLSVSAAEFAQKAPWLVIFPGSAISLVVFASNLLGDALRDTLDPRLRRAQSA